The genomic segment acagtaggcttcttcagtcgagtacagaaaagtttgtAAAAGCAGAAAAGATGTGacgacaatgtaatcagtccatcacccttgaagatctaGCTTTGAGGTgggcagtctctcagcctggagaagagtatttgttccaaagtctgaaacgatgtggagttgaagtgacagtatGGAACATTATATACTGTCAGGTGATGAGATGGAGGCCACTAGCAGAAGCAAgaatgtaatcattgagaggTCACATCCCTCtcaaacttttctgtactcaattgaagaagcctactgtgttggtgaaacgttttgaaataaGTATACCCAACTATTCCATGCAtgtcttgcctaacaacctgtcggtattttataccattttaatattcaaatttattgcAGGAAGTCTGAATTAATGAAGAATAGTTATAGTACTACTTGAAAACAGTtgcattagcaaaatgctgtatAGCAAAGAACTGTAAAGTGAAGCTCTGTTTAAGCATGCCCACCGATACTTAAAAGATAGACAGCATAgcaaatgcttttttttttttttaacctttctGCAACTAACAAAAATCATACCAGTGAAGTAATGACAAACCAGCGTTCTGAAGTTAACTGATGCTCACCCAGAGGACTTGGACACCAGCCTCTATGCTGAGCTTCAGCAGTTTCACTCACGTACAATGTAAGTTCAGTGCAACAAAAACTGTTATAAAGTTCAGCATAACGGAATCTGTTTTTTAAATTTCATAATACAAACCTGAGAGTGCATTTCCAGACATAGACATCGCCTTGTGCATATTTTTAACATTAATGGTCACAAACTGCAGAGAGGAGCATTCATTTTCTCAGCTCAAGCATATAAGAAACCCCAAGAGAACATCTTTACTCCAACACTGGCTGGATGCCTTAGCACTGCTAAATATTGAAGATTTATGCCTGACTGATTTTGAGGACTTGAGGATActttttaaataataaatttataaGCAGGCAACAATAAACAGAAAAGTATGCTCTCGAGATCACATAATTTCAGTGATGATAAAATCAgatcttatttttttattttgtcttATAAACTTTTGGAGGGTGATTAAAAATAGTTTTCAATAAATGTCTGCATTTCCATTTTTCCCTTATAACAGTTTTCTTAAAAAGTACAGAAAGTATtgatgaaatttatttttttctgttgccctagTTATAAGTAATTGGCTTATACTGCTTGCTATTTATTGTTAAATTAATTTAATAAaaacagtatacagtggacccccggttaacgatattttttcactccagaagtatgttcaggtgccagtactgaccgaatttgttcccataagaaatattgtgaagtagattagtccatttcagacccccaaacatacacgtacaaacgcacttacataaatacacttacataattggtcgcattcggaggtaattgttatgcgggggtccactgtatatttaatgTAATTGTGTGTTCTGGTGTGGGGAATGACCTTGAAGAAAACTTTAATTTTTAATGTATTATTTCACCTTCAGCACTTACCGAGTCTAAACGTCTATCAAGCTAAGCAATGGAAGGGCTGAGGGGGCACCATTACTGATCTGTACTTAGGGCCTCAGctggccttaaccctttgactgtcgcggcagtatatatacgtcttacgaggtaccgtgtttgacgtatattttattttattatttttttttattatcacaccggccgattcccaccaaggcagggtggcccgaaaaagaaaaactttcaccatcattcactccatcactgtcttgccagaagggtgctttacactacagtttttaaactgcaacattaacacccctccttcagagtgcaggcactgtacttcccatctccaggactcaagtccggcctgccggtttccctgaatcccttcataaatgttactttgctcacactccaacagcacgtcaagtattaaaaaccatttgtctccattcactcctatcaaacacgctcacgcatgcctgctggaagtccaagcccctcgcacacaaaacctcctttaccccctccctccaacccttcctaggccgacccctaccccgccttccttccactacagactgatacactcttgaagtcattctgtttcgctccattctctctacatgtccgaaccacctcaacaacccttcctcagccctctggacaacagttttggtaatcccgcacctcctcctaacttccaaactacgaattctctgcattatattcacaccacacattgccctcagacatgacatctccactgcctccagccttctcctcgctgcaacattcatcacccacgcttcacacccatataagagcgttggtaaaactatactctcatacattcccctctttgcctccaaggacaaagttctttgtctccacagactcctaagtgcaccactcactctttttccctcatcaattctatgattcacctcatctttcatagacccatccgctgacacgtccactcccaaatatctgaatacgttcacctcctccatactctctccctccaatctgatattcaatctttcatcacctaatctttttgttatcctcataaccttactctttcctgtattcacctttaattttcttcttttgcacaccctaccaaattcatccaccaatccctgcaacttctcttcagaatctcccaagagcacagtgtcatcagcaaagagcagctgtgacaactcccactttgtgtgtgattctttatcttttaactccacgcctcttgccaagaccctcgcatttacttctcttacaaccccatctataaatatattaaacaaccacggtgacatcacacatccttgtctaaggcctacttttactgggaaaaaatttccctctttcctacatactctaacttgagcctcactatcctcgtaaaaactcttcactgctttcagtaacctacctcctacaccatacacttgcaacatctgccacattgcccccctatccaccctgtcatacgccttttccaaatccataaatgccacaaagacctctttagccttatctaaatactgttcacttatatgtttcactgtaaacacctggtccacacaccccctacctttcctaaagcctccttgttcatctgctatcctattctccgtcttactcttaattctttcaattataactctaccatacactttaccaggtacactcaacagacttatccccctataatttttgcactctcttttatcccctttgcctttatacaaaggaactatgcatgctctctgccaatccctaggtaccttaccctcttccatacatttattaaataattgcaccaaccactccaaaactatatccccacctgcttttaacatttctatctttatcccatcaatcccggctgccttaccccctttcattttacctactgcctcacgaacttcccccacactcacaactggctcttcctcactcctacaagatgttattcctccttgccctatacacgaaatcacagcttccctatcttcatcaacatttaacaattcctcaaaatattccttccatcttcccaatacctctaactctccatttaataactctcctctcctatttttaactgacaaatccatttgttctctaggctttcttaacttgttaatctcactccaaaactttttcttattttcaacaaaatttgttgataacatctcacccactctctcatttgctctctttttacattgcttcaccactctcttaacttctctctttttctccatatactcttccctccttgcatcacttctactttgtaaaaacttctcatatgctaactttttctcccttactactctctttacatcatcattccaccaatcgctcctcttccctcctgcacccactttcctgtaaccacaaacttctgctgaacactctaacactagatttttaaacctaccccatacctcttcgaccccattgcctatgctctcattagcccatctatcctccaatagctgtttatatcttaccctaactgcctcctcttttagtttataaaccttcacctctctcttccctgatgcttctattctccttgtatcccatctaccttttactctcagtgtagctacaactagaaagtgatctgatatatctgtggcccctctataaacatgtacatcctgaagtctactcatgaCTACttatgacgtatatatactcataaattctagcggcttcaaatcaagcaggagaaagctggtaggcccacatgtgagagaatgggtctgtgtggtcagtgtgcaccatataaaaaaaatcctggagcacgcagtgcataatgagataaaaaagctccgaccattttttttaattaaaatgccaactttgaggtctattttcgtatatttgtggttgtattctcgttttcttggtctcatttgatagaatggaaaacatattatagaaattgaggtgattttgattgattttactataaaaagaacctggaaatggagctcaaagtaggggaaatgtttgatttttgccagtgttcaaaagtaaacaaatgatgtcattgtccaataaatgtccaactagccattctaatatgcagtcatgaatggattgatgttatttatacaattattacagtattgcagtagtctgcataatagtaagtcttctattttttgtttgaataaaaattcaaaatagaaagcaagagtaatatcagaggggcctggagacatgactgatgaacaaagaaaatatcattttagagccaggaatgtctgcattgttcattctggaccttattttgaaattttcatatttttttaattttcatgaaattggccaaattgcaaatttctgaccacattattgggtagttgaaatcagtaaatgggcagtttcttgtactcaatcgataaaaaaaaatggagttctaaagaaatagctatgagtttggtcgattggaacaaagtaattagccgaaaatagggctcaaagtgggcgaaatccccgatttgtaaatatcgccgaggtcgctaacttcgcgagagcataattccgtcagttttccatcaaatttcatttttttggtgtcattacaatcgggaaaagattctctatcatttcataagaaaaaacaatttttttttttttttgaaattttgcgacaccaggagacacctcaggattgggggttgcgacagtcaaggggttaacctGGTTCTGGCTGGCCACAAGATGGATTATAAtgaacaacaacattctccatctACAGCCAGGTTCTGACTAAGGTGTTGGGAACAATTCCCACATTGTAAGTGCTGACCTGCTAGGTAAACAAAGGCTGCTAGCTCCCAGCAATTGACAGTCTGGCAATGTTACTTGGCCAACACTTCTGACCTCAGAAGGACAGACTTTAGTTTCCATTTTGGTGACAGGGAATGGAGAGAGGGGGATGGGAAGGAACTTAGATTTTGAGGAAGGAGACAAGAGGTCTAACTcatgggatcaagagcccctttgcCATGCCAAGAAATCCCCCTTGAAGGGATTGAGTTGTTTAGATCATGCTGATCCATGAAAATCAGTAAGTTGGCATCTCATGACCCTTTCAAAGACTTGTGTAATTTTGTCATTGCTCTTCTGCTTACTCGTGTGCAGAGGAGCTACATCTGCCCTTACTAAATATCTGGGAAATCAAGTATATCTAAGAATTTTCTTCAAAGAATACTGAATATTTGTACTAATGATAATTTCTGGGAATTTAGCCGAGATGCTGCATGTATGGACATgtgtttcattatttttttcaaattctGAATTTGATTCTAATAATCATGACACAATTGTAATAAAAAATATGACAAGCCAGTCCCAGAACTAATCATTTATAATGGCTATGAATGGACTCGAGCTAGAGCATGCCACAGTCATGCTGGTGTATGATTTAGCTGCAAAAACCTGTATTTATGGTCAGTGGGGTCCATGCTAATCCTCCTAAAACTAGCAAGGGAGGGCACCATCCTAATAGGATTCATCAAGCTAGATATATTACTATATTCATTAATTATGTTAGCAAGaacaccactgtgaccataatTGCAGGTTTTTATGGATCAATCTCACACCAGCCTGGCCATGGCAAACTCTAGATCAAGTCTCCTCAAACGTCTAATGAATGACTTTTTTTGAAGACTTGCTTTCCATGGCATCAAACCCTACAATGAGTGACTTCTTTACTActgtgttattacaatttcatgagtcgTTTCTAACAGCTTTGAAGGGGACTTGAATTAGCGCATGCCACAGCCTTATTGGTGTGAAAATAGTCTGTAAAAAcctacatttactgtttccaagaAAATACCTGATGGCTCATTGTATATTTTGTCCCAATCAGCTCTCTGACTGGTGAAGTTAAATTTCCTGTACATTCCCTCATGCTAGATATTCGCACATCCTTTACACATGGGTATCCAAATACACACGGATATCCAAACTTTTGTGTGGTTGTGACCAGAGTACTGTACATTTTATCTCATAGTGTTATGTGTCTGATATTTCTTCATTATTCATGATCAGATTTTATGTATTTCTTATTTCTAGCAGACTTATCTGTTAGCTCAAAACAAACTTTTTCCATGGTATTTTTGTTGACCTAGAAAGCTTCTAAAATTTTTTCTGGTAAAATGCTGCTAACATCTTTGTTTTACTTTTGGAAGGCTGAAATCTCCAAGGGAGGCAGTATTTGGCGAGGGATTTTCAAAGCAGCTACctatctttcttgtttattcagtGAATTCCTTTGCATTGGCTGATAGTAGCTAACATACCAGGATAATTACTAGATTGTTCTTAACTTAAATGTGTACAACTCCTTCCACTTCCAGAAACTGAACACTAATATGACCTAATTTTTATGAACTCTCATGTGCTTTACTAAACTCGACTGATCTGAAAACTCTTTTAGACATTTTGAAcaatgatatggtttctctccactATGAACTCTTATATGTCTTACTAAATTGGATTTATGTGAAAAGTCTTTTGCACACACTGAACAATGATATGGTTTTTCCCCtgtatgaattctcatgtgttTTACTAATGCAGACTTATCAGAAAATTCTTTTAAACATACTGAACACTGGAACAGTTTTTCTCCAGTATGAATCCTCATGTGATTCACTAAACTAGATTTATCTGAGAAGTCTTTTACACACTCGGAACACTGGTATGGTTTCTCCCCAGTATGAACTCGCATGTGTCTTATTAAACTGGATTTATCTGAAAACTCTTTGAGACATTCGGAACAGTGATATGGCTTTTCTCCAGTGTGAATTTTCATATGTTTTAATAAGTTAAATTTTAAGGAAAAAGCTTTTAGACACACTGAgcactgatatggcttctctccagtatgaactCTCATGTGATTGATTAAATGAGCATTTTTAGAAAAAATTTTCACACATACTAAACACTTGTATGGTTTCTCTCTAGTATGAATTTTCATGTGTTGCACTAAATTAGATTTTAGAGAAAACCCTTTTAAACACATTGAACATGGATATGGTTTCTCTTTTGTATGAGTTTTCATGTGTTGTACTAAGATAGACTTTAGAGAAAAATCTTTTAGGCACTCTGGACAatgatatggcttctctccagtatgaattctcatATGTTTTATTAAGGTAGAGTTATAGGAAAAGTCTTttagacacactgaacactgaagtGCTTTTTTGCTTTTGCAAATTCTCTTCAAAGATGCACAATGAGACTTTTGTGAGGAGTGTTTTAGAGACTGTGAATACTGATATAATTTATCCTGTGTGTGTAGAATAATTTGTGATCTTTGAACACGTTCTTTTTCAAGTATATCAGACATAGTTAACATTAACTTGATAATATTCTATATGAACTATGAGAGCTTAACGAGATGAAATTTTTTCTGATATTTCATTACACTGAAAACCAATTTTTCTGAATTTCTGTTTTATTACAATATTATAAACACAGGCAAGTGAtaaacccataaggatcataCAGAGAAAATTAAAAAGGAATGATGATTCACAGATTACTAGGACAGCTCCAAGTCCTTGAAAGCCCTGAAGGGCTTTCTAATACCGTATACAAATTTAAATATTTGTTGTCAAAGCTTTCACACCACTTTTGAAATAATGTATATTGTTATAAgttacatacatattatatatattatcatgcatattATTAAAGCCAATTTATAAAAAAAACTTCATGTTACTACTGCAGTCTTGGTACTTCCTATCCACACAAGATATTGCTACTATGATCTTGCTTTATGCAAATTTTACTTATGACAAGCACCAGGAATGTGTTtagtatagcatatatatatataagttttttAAAATTTGTATGACAGTCAGCTATATTAATGCATTCCCTTATTAATGAAATGGCATACAGCTTGATAAACATCTTTTCATGCAAAATTGGAGCCTTATAATGTGTCCAACACAGTACATGGGACAATGATTGCTAGGGCAGGAATTTTATCAAGGGAAAAATGAGGTTAAATCATATTACATTTGGGGGCACAAAAGTTTATAATAGTAATGAACAGTAAAACAGAGCAGAGCAGAGGGATGGGATGGGATGGGATGAGGTGGGGACTAAGACAGATGAGAAATTATGTAACTGATATAGCAGATACTATCATTACTGCTGCACAATGGTCATACATAGTACCTTCCTCATAATACCATTCATACATTTATCATCATACTGCTGCACAATGGTTACATGAACAACACCTCTATAATACAGCAGAACATTCAATCTTTGCAATACTCTTGTACAATGCACATTCATATTAAAAACTTAAAGAAGAATCAGCACATTTTGTTGAAGAAAGAGATTAACTTAAGCACACTTCATGCTGATGATACTATACTTGAAATAATTTTGTGAAAAAATTTGTAATGCAAACTGAGATAACATTGTACATAATAAGCCTAAGTAAGTCAGGAGAATGAATGTCAAAACAGACTATTAAGGAGTCTCTCTTGACAAACATGGCACAGGTGATGACACTGTACGTATGTAGCATTTCCATCACTGCAATTAAATAATGCCATCACTATACATATTTCAGTATATATGTAGCATATATGAGCTTTATAACACTGAAGATCTGCAGTGGAAGCACTACAAATGCAATTCCTCTTCTTAATGAAAATGACAACTTGCAGTATTGGCCCACTACCAGCCTCTGGTGCCAGATTACCTACAtaaaataaatgtcacattaagtGGAATATAAGACAAAATATAGTTTTGTTAAATTTTTTACTTTACGCACATTTTAAATGTATTaatattacaaattataaataattattacaatacagtggtacctcaagtttcgGCTGTTAaagaacgaatttgttcccatcaGAGGTTATGTAAATTAGAtaagtccgtttcagacccccaaaaatacacttacaaaagcacttacaaaaacacACTTATATAACTGTTAGAGTTGAGAGCCGTttgaaactcaaggtaccactgtactctaaaTACACAAAGTACAGTGGATCCCCAGATTAAGACGTCATTGGATTAAGAAAATAATTGGATTATGTAacgtttttgcatcaaaatactGGCTCGGTTAATGACGCTGAACTCGGTTAAAGTCATTCGTCCGGGACATGTCCGCATGCCGTGAGCGGCCCagccactccatgtacagccagtgtgccactgtttacaatCCAGTGAGGAAGATTCCACGtgtacatgcgatacattttgtattattccattgtttttagtgcttgtagctgctaaataagccaccatgggcccaaagaaagcttctagtgccagccctttggtagagggtgagaaacactatagaattcaagaaagagatcattgcaaaatacgaaagtggagtgtgcgtctccgagctggccaggttgtataacaaaccccatacaaccatcactactatcttggccaagaaaaaggcaatcaaggaagctgttgttgtgaaaggtgcaaatatgcttacaaaacagagatcgcaaatactctaagatgtggagagacttttgttggtgtggatcaacaagaaacaattaacaggagatagtgttttgcaattatatttaaaaatcattaagaaaatgcctggaactagtgctcatattggtgaatttaaggccagcaaaggctggtttgagagatttaagaatcatagtggcatacacagtgtgataaggcatggtgaggctgccagttctgacaaaaaaaagtggctgaaaaatatgtccAGGACTTCAATGGGTACATAGAGGcggaaaaattaaaaccccaacaagtgttcaattgtgacaaaataggcctgttttggaagaaagtgccaaacaggacctacattactcacttactcacccacaactaaataaatactaattaactgtatctcataaatgtataacctgtgaccctatcaaactgtttttttgtaattacatcacctaatagaatactccattctcttgaatgcacagtaactcatcagatgcccatatgacctgtttctgcactacaaatcactGATTTTATTCGACTTGACCGGATTATATGATAAAttgtgctacaaatttgtacaactataaagcttcttatttgaaatactcatttgtacttcatgttgtaatttgtttactgtaatttttaccagtgaatatatcattgcttagttaatcttaagtcaattttaagcctgcccacaattctctgcatacaaggggcttttggcatgtacactcgaccactgtatttcttttgtacaGCTATGTATCATAcccaaataataaataaataaataaaattattatacagATATTCATAAACAATGTCATACCCTTAAGGATCACAATGCTAATTCTTGTACAAGTTCCACACATCATTCTTAAGCAAGAAGGATGTAAAATggcaggtacagtgcctgcactctaaaggggggagggatatttgctgtttacagggacatctaaactgtgtgtctgcacacctctggcaagacagtgagtgtaaataatggtgaaagtgtttctttcttgtgtcaccctgcctaagTGGAAGATAGCGAGCATGTGAAAAATAAATACTGTATTatattttgagagagagagagagagagagagagagagagagagagagagagagagagagagagagagagagagagagagagagagagagaaagagagagagagagagagatagagagagagacagatagagagagagagagagagatagagagatagagagatagagagatagatagagagatagagagagagatagagagagagatagagagagagatagagagagagac from the Cherax quadricarinatus isolate ZL_2023a unplaced genomic scaffold, ASM3850222v1 Contig842, whole genome shotgun sequence genome contains:
- the LOC138851520 gene encoding zinc finger protein 271-like, giving the protein MLTMSDILEKERVQRSQIILHTQDKLYQYSQSLKHSSQKSHCASLKRICKSKKALQCSVCLKDFSYNSTLIKHMRIHTGEKPYHCPECLKDFSLKSILVQHMKTHTKEKPYPCSMCLKGFSLKSNLVQHMKIHTREKPYKCLVCVKIFSKNAHLINHMRVHTGEKPYQCSVCLKAFSLKFNLLKHMKIHTGEKPYHCSECLKEFSDKSSLIRHMRVHTGEKPYQCSECVKDFSDKSSLVNHMRIHTGEKLFQCSVCLKEFSDKSALVKHMRIHTGEKPYHCSVCAKDFSHKSNLVRHIRVHSGEKPYHCSKCLKEFSDQSSLVKHMRVHKN